From Cucumis melo cultivar AY chromosome 1, USDA_Cmelo_AY_1.0, whole genome shotgun sequence, a single genomic window includes:
- the LOC127149014 gene encoding organ-specific protein S2-like, whose amino-acid sequence MKIKPTFGITLFLLLLFFNGIESRYESGGQRTNVIEDDSLPVVSQENEDCFVYRRLQNDKTFFNDRKLRPSATFYPDNDVRDKIFVKDIEPQPSLSFYLNDDAKKKLFTKDIGPRPSLSFYPNDEANKKLFTKDIEPRSSATFYPNDDTKKKLFNKDIEPRPSATFYPNYDAKKKFFTKDIEPQPSLSFYPNDDAMKKLFTKDIEPRPSATFYPNDDAKKKLFNKDIEPQPSATFYPNYDAKKKIFSKDIEPRLSTTFYPNKKAFY is encoded by the exons ATGAAGATCAAACCAACCTTTGGAATCACTCTATTTTTGCTACTTTTG TTTTTCAACGGTATAGAGTCAAGGTATGAATCCGGAGGACAACGGACAAATGTGATTGAAGATGATTCATTACCAGTAGTATCACAAGAAAATGAAGATTGCTTTGTATACAGAAGGCTTCAGAATGACAAGACTTTTTTCAACGATAGAAAACTACGACCAAGTGCCACATTTTACCCAGATAATGATGTAAGAGACAAGATTTTTGTTAAAGATATTGAGCCACAACCAAGTCTCTCGTTCTATCTAAATGATGATGcaaagaaaaaactttttacTAAAGATATTGGGCCACGACCAAGTCTCTCGTTCTATCCAAATGATGAAGCAAACAAAAAGCTTTTTACTAAAGATATTGAGCCACGATCAAGTGCTACATTTTATCCAAATGATGATACAAAGAAAAAGCTTTTTAATAAAGATATTGAGCCACGACCAAGTGCCACATTCTATCCAAATTATGATGCAAAGAAAAAGTTTTTTACTAAAGATATTGAGCCACAACCAAGTCTCTCGTTCTATCCAAATGACGATgcaatgaaaaaactttttactAAAGATATTGAGCCACGACCAAGTGCCACATTTTATCCAAACGATGATGCAAAGAAAAAGCTTTTTAATAAAGATATTGAGCCACAACCAAGTGCAACATTCTATCCAAATTATGATGcaaagaaaaagatttttagTAAAGATATTGAGCCACGACTAAGTACCACATTCTATCCAAATAAAAAAGCTTTTTACTAA